A stretch of Candidatus Symbiobacter mobilis CR DNA encodes these proteins:
- a CDS encoding 3-deoxy-D-manno-octulosonic acid transferase encodes MSRDLYTVLVWLAQPLVLCKLWWRGFRERGYWHALPERFGWYATPPASAGTAQPATVWIHAVSLGEMRAAIAVIAILREQLPTMRLLLTHGTATGLQEGAKCLRPGDAQAWLPWDTPGAVARFLDHHRPALGILMETELWPNLVWACRQRNIPLALANARLSARSLRKAARLGKVSRDCVQSLAALWVQTAHDARRFRWLGARVDGVWGNLKFDLEPDVALLERGKQWKRRCAKPVIVLASSREGEERALLTTLRSAPPPMQARLADVQWLIVPRHPQRFHAVAREIESAGWHVERRSAWGTEGPAVGDREESMATGNSVWLGDSIGEMPLYYGLASTALLGGSFLPFGGQNLIEAAACGCPVVMGPYTFHFAQPARQAIARAAAWRACDLAHGVDMACALATNPVLLDHVSACSHAFAREHRGATLRLAQAIRALLERSAGVIG; translated from the coding sequence GTGAGCAGGGACTTGTACACAGTGCTCGTATGGCTTGCGCAGCCATTGGTGCTGTGCAAGCTTTGGTGGCGCGGGTTTCGGGAGCGGGGCTATTGGCATGCCTTGCCCGAGCGTTTTGGTTGGTATGCCACACCTCCTGCATCTGCCGGTACTGCGCAGCCTGCTACGGTGTGGATTCATGCCGTCTCTCTGGGGGAAATGCGTGCAGCCATCGCAGTCATCGCCATCTTGCGCGAGCAATTGCCCACCATGCGCCTGCTGCTAACCCATGGCACCGCAACGGGCCTTCAGGAAGGCGCCAAGTGCTTGCGTCCTGGCGATGCACAAGCCTGGCTGCCCTGGGATACGCCGGGGGCAGTGGCGCGGTTTTTGGACCACCATCGGCCTGCATTGGGCATCTTGATGGAAACCGAGCTGTGGCCCAACCTGGTTTGGGCGTGCAGGCAGCGCAACATTCCGTTGGCGCTGGCCAATGCGCGTTTGAGTGCCCGTTCCCTGCGCAAGGCAGCGCGGCTGGGCAAGGTGTCGCGTGACTGTGTGCAGTCTCTCGCTGCGCTGTGGGTGCAGACGGCGCACGATGCCCGGCGGTTTCGGTGGCTTGGTGCGCGGGTCGATGGGGTATGGGGCAACCTCAAATTCGACCTGGAACCCGATGTTGCGTTGCTGGAACGGGGAAAGCAGTGGAAAAGGCGCTGCGCGAAGCCTGTCATCGTGCTTGCCAGCTCACGGGAAGGGGAGGAACGTGCGCTGCTTACCACGTTGCGTAGCGCACCCCCTCCCATGCAAGCCCGGCTGGCCGATGTGCAATGGTTGATCGTTCCCCGCCACCCGCAGCGATTCCATGCCGTTGCGAGGGAAATCGAATCGGCGGGGTGGCATGTAGAGCGCCGTAGCGCCTGGGGAACGGAAGGCCCCGCCGTTGGGGATCGAGAGGAAAGCATGGCGACCGGGAACAGCGTGTGGCTGGGGGACAGCATCGGCGAAATGCCGCTGTACTACGGTTTGGCCAGCACGGCGTTGCTGGGGGGGAGTTTTCTGCCCTTTGGCGGGCAGAACCTGATCGAGGCCGCAGCGTGCGGGTGTCCGGTGGTGATGGGGCCTTATACCTTTCACTTCGCCCAGCCAGCACGCCAAGCCATTGCCCGCGCAGCCGCCTGGCGTGCCTGCGACCTTGCACACGGTGTGGATATGGCGTGTGCGCTTGCCACGAACCCCGTCTTGCTCGACCACGTTTCGGCATGTTCCCACGCCTTTGCCCGGGAACATCGGGGCGCGACGCTGCGCCTTGCGCAGGCTATTCGGGCTTTGTTGGAACGCAGCGCTGGTGTTATAGGCTAA